TCGGCGGAGGGAAAGCTAATGAAGTTTGCCACAGTGTTCACCCTTCTCTTTTTCTCTTCTCATTCACCGGATGCCGATAGCCTTTTGGCTACCGGCGCTTAACGCTACTCGAACTCACTCCATGAACGCCCGTCTCGAGTGATCATCGCCACGGAGGCAACCGGCCCCCAGGTTCCTGCCTGATAGGGCTTCGGCGGCTCATTGTCCGCAGCCCAAGCGTTCATGATTGAATCAACCCATTTCCACGCCTCCTCCACTTCATCGCGGCGTACAAACAGCGCCTGAATGCCGCGCATCGTTTCCAACAGCAGTCGTTCATAGGCATCGGCAACCCGCTGCTCGTGGAAGGTGTCAGAGAAGCTCAGGTCAAGCTTGGTGGTTTGCAGGCGGTGTTTATGATCGAGCCCCGGCACTTTGTTAAGGATCTGCACTTCGACGCCTTCATCCGGCTGTAGTCGAATGGTAAGCGTATTCGGCGGCAGCGACTGGTAGGAGTCTCTAAACAGGTTCATCGGTGGGTTTTTAAAGTAGATAACCACTTCTGTGCACTTAGTGGGCAGGCGTTTGCCGGTTCTCAGGTAGAACGGCACACCGGCCCAGCGCCAGTTGTCGATATCAACGCGAATAGAAACAAAAGTTTCCGTGTTACTGCGCTTATTGGCGCCCTCTTCGTCCAAATAGCCGGGTACTTTCTGCCCTTGAACAAAGCCTGCGGTGTACTGGCCGCGAACGGTCATTTCACGAACGTTGGTGTGATCGATACGTCTGAGAGAGCGTAATACTTTTACTTTTTCATCGCGAATGCGGTCTGCACTGAGATCTACCGGAGGCGACATGGCAATCATGGTCAAAATTTGCAGCAGGTGGTTTTGCACCATGTCTCGCATTTGACCAGCCTTGTCGAAATAGCCCCACCGGCCTTCGATCCCCACTTCTTCAGAAACGGTGATTTGAACATGATCGATAGCGGTGTTATCCCACTTGGCGGCAAACAGCGAGTTGGCAAAGCGCAGCGCCAGCAGGTTAAGCACGGTTTCTTTGCCCAGATAGTGGTCAATACGGTAAACCTGCGACTCGTCAAAATACTGCGCAACCTGATCGTTGATTTCCTGAGAGGACTTCAGATCTGTACCGGAGGGGCTTTTCCATCACCACTCGGCTAGGGAATTTACTCAACCCGGCCTCGCCAAGCCCACGACACACTGCACCAAAGGTACTCGGCGGCATAGCGAAATAGTTAATGGTGATTCGGTTTTCCTGATCGAGCATTTTACCCAGACGGATAAAGCCCTCTGCTTCATTAACGTCCAGATTGCAAAAATCCAGACGCTGGCTTAATCGCTGCCAAACCTCGGCGTCAACCGCATCCTTCATAAAGGTTTTCAGGGCAGTTTCAACCACCTCGGTATAGGCCGCCTTGTCCCACTCCGCTCGCCCAACGCCAATAATGCGAGTATCCGGATGAATATGCCCCGCTTTCTCTAGCTGATAAAGGGAAGGAATAAGCTTGCGTCGGGCCAGATCGCCCTTAGCGCCAAAAATAACCAAGTCACATGCCTGAGCGATTGAATCATCCACCATGACAGTCTCCTCAATGAACCGCATTTTCTTTTTTTGCGGTCTAAACGTTCATGTAATTTTATTACATAAGTAATGTACTCTTTTACTTTCGCGCCGTAAACAGCCAAAAGGAAAAGCGTCACTTATAAAATAAAACGCCGTTTCATTTGACTTAATTCGCTAAAACTACGGGAGTTTTGCCAAATATTCGTCGTATTTCTCATCGCCGCCCCGCTAAAATCAGACGTCGATCAAAGTTCATGAAAAAAAATTACAAAAAAGCGCGTTTAACGCGACGGGCGCTTTTGCGCCATAGTATATTTCCATAAAACCAAGATTGGTTTCTCCTTTAAATGTAATAGGCAAAAGAGCGCGAGGCATAAAAACGATGCTGGAAAGAATTCACCAATGTCGGAACTCCCTGAGTAAATCAGAGCAAAAAGTCGCTGATGCCATCCTCGCGGCGCCGCAAACGGCTATTCACTCCAGCATCGCCACGCTGGCAAAAATCGCTAACGTCAGCGAACCTACCGTTAATCGCTTTTGTCGACGGCTTAACACCAAAGGGTTTCCAGACTTTAAGCTGGCGCTGGCTCAAAGCCTTGCCAACGGAACCCCCTACGTTAACCGCAACGTCAATGAAAACGACGCCACGGATGCCTTTACCTATAAAATTTTCGACTCCGCCGTCATCAGTCTTAATATGGCGAAAAATAGCCTCGATATTGCCGCCATCAACCGCGCTGTTAATCTCTTAATTGATGCAAAAAAAATCTCGTTTTTTGGCTACGGCGCCTCTTCCGTTGTGGCTCACGACGCGATGAACAAATTCTTTCGCTTTAACGTTCCCGTTATCTACTTTGATGACATTGTACTGCAGCAGATGAGCTGCATGAACGCCAATTCCGGTGACGTAGTGGTGTTAATCTCCCACAGTGGGAGAACCAAAAATCTGGTTGAACTGGCGGAAATCGCTAGTAAAAATGGCGCGACTGTCATTGCCATCACCTCACAGGGCACGCCGCTGGCCAAGGCGGCTGACCTCTCTATTCTGCTCGACGTTCCGGAAGACACCGACGTCTATATGCCTATGGTCTCTCGGCTGGCTCAGCTCACCATTATTGACGTGCTGGCCACCGGATTTACGCTGCGAAATACTCAAGCCAAAGAAAGCCTTAAGCGAGTGAAAAATGCGCTTAAAGAGTCGCGCTTCGATAAAAAATAGCTTCTTTATGACACTCTGCATGACTTTATCCATGCGCCGTGAAACGAGACAGCCTCTGTTTGAGATGTCCGAGAGATAGTGGTATAAAGCCAGTCAGTAATTACATAGAGCCTATTTTAATAGGCCTGCATGTGACAAAAAGCAACAGCCTCAGGTATTACCCCTACCTGATTTTCTACCAACAGCTAGAAAATGGCGGTCGAAATCGATTCGGCCGTATAAATGGAGTTACTCATGTCCAGAAGGCTTAGAAGAACCAAAATTGTTACCACGTTGGGCCCTGCCACTGACCGCGACAATAACCTAGAAAAAATTATTGCAGCCGGCGCTAACGTTGTCCGTCTCAATTTCTCCCACGGCTCCGCCGAAGACCACCAGCTCCGCGCCAATAAAGTTCGAGAAATCGCCGCCAAGCTGGGCAAACACGTTGCCATTCTCGGCGACCTTCAAGGCCCCAAAATCCGCGTCTCCACCTTTAAAGAAGGAAAAGTATTTCTCAACGTCGGCGACCGTTTCCTGCTTGACGCCAACCTCTCTCTTGGCGACGGCGATAAAGAAAAAGTCGGCATCGACTATAAAGGCCTGCCTTCTGACGTTGTTCCCGGCGATATTCTGCTGCTGGACGATGGCCGCGTTCAGCTGAAAGTGCTGGAAGTTCAGGGCGTGAAAGTGTTTACCGAAGTGACCGTCGGAGGCCCGCTTTCCAACAATAAAGGCATTAACAAACTGGGCGGAGGCCTGTCCGCCGAAGCACTGACAGAAAAAGACAAAGCCGATATTGCTACCGCGGCCAAAATTAACGTCGATTATCTGGCGGTTTCTTTCCCTCGCACGGGGGAAGATCTCAACTACGCTCGCCGTCTGGCCCGCGACGCTGGCTGTAACGCCAAAATTGTTGCCAAAGTTGAACGCGCTGAAGCGGTCGCAACCGATGAAGCCATTGACGACATTATTCTAGCCTCCGACTCCATTATGGTTGCTCGAGGCGATCTGGGTGTTGAAATCGGCGATCCCGAGCTGGTTGCCGTACAGAAAAAGCTTATCCTTCGCGCCCGTCAGCTAAACAGAACCGTGATCACCGCAACCCAGATGATGGAATCAATGATCACTAACCCGATGCCTACGCGTGCAGAGGTGATGGACGTCGCTAACGCCGTGCTCGACGGTACTGACGCCGTTATGCTGTCAGCGGAAACCGCAGCAGGCCAGTATCCGGCAGAAACCGTAGCTGCCATGGCGCGCGTGTGTATCGGTGCTGAAAAAATGCCGCGTCTTAACGTTTCTAAGCACCGTCTTGACGTTCAGTTCGACAATATCGAGGACACCATTGCGCTGTCCACCATGTACGCAGCGAACCACCTGAAAGGTATTAGCGCAATCATTGCCATGACAGAATCGGGTCGTACGGCACTGATGATGTCCCGCATCAGCTCTGGCCTGCCGATTTTTGCTATGTCGCGTCACGAGCAGACGCTAAACCTGTGCGCTCTTTACCGAGGCGTCACGCCGGTGCTGTTTACCGGTGATTGTGATGGTTTGACCGCAGCAGTGGCCGCCACCAATCAGCTGAGAGATAAAGGCTTCTTGATGTCCGGCGATTTGGTGATTATTACTCAGGGCGACGTCATGGCTCTGGTTGGCAGCACCAATACCTGCCGCATTTTACGGGTTGAGTAAACCCAGACCGTGTCATAACGTACGCAGTAAAAAAGGGCCTTTATGGCCCTTTTCTTTCACCTGTTAATACCCTTTTCAGATATCCGTTTCGCTCACTACTTTTTCTTGCGCGGCCACAGATCTTTTCTCTTATAGGGCTGGATCTCGCCGTTGCGACGTGTCTTGATAAACTTCAGGATCCAGACGTACTGTTCACGGTTGGGCATCACCAGTTTTTCCAACTCTTCATTCATGCGGCGGGCGATCGTCTCATTGTCCGCTTCGGCTATGTCGTCCATAG
This DNA window, taken from Leminorella richardii, encodes the following:
- a CDS encoding MurR/RpiR family transcriptional regulator; this encodes MLERIHQCRNSLSKSEQKVADAILAAPQTAIHSSIATLAKIANVSEPTVNRFCRRLNTKGFPDFKLALAQSLANGTPYVNRNVNENDATDAFTYKIFDSAVISLNMAKNSLDIAAINRAVNLLIDAKKISFFGYGASSVVAHDAMNKFFRFNVPVIYFDDIVLQQMSCMNANSGDVVVLISHSGRTKNLVELAEIASKNGATVIAITSQGTPLAKAADLSILLDVPEDTDVYMPMVSRLAQLTIIDVLATGFTLRNTQAKESLKRVKNALKESRFDKK
- the pyk gene encoding pyruvate kinase, yielding MSRRLRRTKIVTTLGPATDRDNNLEKIIAAGANVVRLNFSHGSAEDHQLRANKVREIAAKLGKHVAILGDLQGPKIRVSTFKEGKVFLNVGDRFLLDANLSLGDGDKEKVGIDYKGLPSDVVPGDILLLDDGRVQLKVLEVQGVKVFTEVTVGGPLSNNKGINKLGGGLSAEALTEKDKADIATAAKINVDYLAVSFPRTGEDLNYARRLARDAGCNAKIVAKVERAEAVATDEAIDDIILASDSIMVARGDLGVEIGDPELVAVQKKLILRARQLNRTVITATQMMESMITNPMPTRAEVMDVANAVLDGTDAVMLSAETAAGQYPAETVAAMARVCIGAEKMPRLNVSKHRLDVQFDNIEDTIALSTMYAANHLKGISAIIAMTESGRTALMMSRISSGLPIFAMSRHEQTLNLCALYRGVTPVLFTGDCDGLTAAVAATNQLRDKGFLMSGDLVIITQGDVMALVGSTNTCRILRVE